A segment of the Gemmatimonadaceae bacterium genome:
ATTCGGATTCATCGGACTGAGCGAAACCTGCCGGAGAAGGCTCTGGGGAACGCGGCAGCGGAGATCGGGGCGGAGAGGCCGGCCCGATCTCACGGTCCGGACTCGATGCTTCACGGGCGCAGCCCCCACGCATTCCTCCGGTCGCTTCCGACCCATTCGTCGCATCCGTTCCTCGATTCTGAGAGACCCGCGCGATCGAGATGCGCGTTTCGATAGAATGATGACGCAGATATCTGGTGCCGAACCGATCCTGCGGTATGGCCACACGTCCCGGCGGGCTCATCGAAGAAGCGCTCACGCATTCGATCATCGGGGCGTTCTTCGAGGTCTATCACATACTCGGCTACGGCTTTCTCGAACACGTGTATATGCTGGCGCTCGAGCGCGAGCTGCTGGCCCGCGGACATGCGGTCACGCGGGAACTGGGCGTCTCCATCAGCTACAAGGGCGAAGCGCTGACCTCGCAGCGGCTCGACTTCGTGGTGGATGGACGCGTGGTGGTCGAGATCAAGTCCACGCACGATCTCAGCAAGGCCGCGCCGCGGCAATTGCACAACTATCTTCGCGCGACCGAATTGGAGGTTGGCTTGCTGCTGCACTTCGGGCCGGAGCCAAAGTTCCATCGGCTCGTCTCGCTGAATGCCGAGCACCTGTCGCGGGGGAAGGCGCGTCGCGCCGAGCCGGCCGCTCAGAATC
Coding sequences within it:
- a CDS encoding GxxExxY protein, which produces MATRPGGLIEEALTHSIIGAFFEVYHILGYGFLEHVYMLALERELLARGHAVTRELGVSISYKGEALTSQRLDFVVDGRVVVEIKSTHDLSKAAPRQLHNYLRATELEVGLLLHFGPEPKFHRLVSLNAEHLSRGKARRAEPAAQNQDSESSN